CCCAGCCCCTGATAAGCCTTCCTTTAGGGTTCCAGTGTTCCACGCTGTTAAAACCAGGCCAGCCTAATGCTTTCCTTCCCTCCTCAAACTTTTCTTCTCCTCTCTGTAAGATCACCTTGCCTCCAGGGTTGGGTCAGATAGCAGCACTGAGAGAAGCCACAGCAAGCCAGTTTCAAAAGGACTGTCCAGTGCAAAGCCCTTGTTCAAGTACAGCACCAATGCTCAAAACATACCCATATCACTTTTCTGTGGGGAGGGGGCCTGGTGCTGAGAAGAAGCCTCCATCTTCAGCATCTAAAGACAGGTGTGAATCTTTGTCCAATAATAAGGGCTTTCAGGGTGGAGCTGAGCATAAAGCCACAATGTCCTCCCCAGCTCTTGCCCTTCCAGTACAACAGGTCACTCAAGGCTCAGCTCCACCAACCCGTTACACTATCTCTCCTACTGCTGCCATCTGCTGCAGCCCAGCTCTGACTAATATCACCACTCAAAGCAGGCTGTTTAACCTTGTAGAAAAAGGTTCAACATACCGAGGTGCTGAAAAGACCTCTCTAGCATATTTGAAACCGAAAACTCTGTCCACTCCTGAGGAGCACAATATTTCCTGCCCCATTGAGTCAAGGGACGTGCCCCTTGATCTGTCTGCAAAGTCCAAACgacaaaaaagcattaaagatACTCAGAACAACCACCCTGTGGCCACAGAACATCATTCTACTGAGACTAATCAGAAAAATATTACTAGTTCAAAAAAAGTTCATTATGCTTCTTTTGGCTCAGCCGGTACATATGGCCATCATCCAGACACCCAGAGAAATGGTGCAACTAAGAAATCCTCTTCAAAACTGACAAATCGCCATGTGTTGGATCCCGCTGCATCCTGGGCCAAAGGTTCATCTCCTGGCTCCTTAAACAACATGTCTGGTACATATGTTGGAGTTGCAAGCCCTATTCTTGCATCTACTTTACGTAGCAAAGATGGAAAAAGTGCTGCTTTTGTTGAAGATATTCAGACATTTGCTAAACAGGAAACCATCTCGATCATTGATCAAGGAGAGCAGCCAATTTGTAGAGATAGGAAGGCACCATTTTTTGTTAAAGGTTCCCAGCATAATAAAGGTGGTAAGCTTTCAACAGGTCCCTTCTCGCCTGGAGCACAAGGATTTTTATCGACGCCATTGGCTGCTACAGCAAATTTACATCCTCACCGAATGTCTGGTGGTGGAAAAGGAGGTACCCAATTCACACATCCAGTTAAATCATTGTGGCAACCGCCTTGTGTTCTTTCCCAAGGAGCATCACTGCAGAAGAGGCCAAGTCAGACTCAAGCCCCAAAAACCAAGGACACCCTCTGTTGTGAGAGAGCCCTGTTCCATATCTCCCAGTTAAGTCCAACTAAAGTAGAAGATGAAAAGTGGGAGGAATCCAAATCCCCCCTATCCAATCTGGAGTCAATAGTGAAGCAGAAAACTCTTGAGACCACTGCACTTATGGGTGAAAACTACTGTAATCTGTCTGCTGTGGGATCCAAGAGGCCTGAGGTGGTCAGTTTGCAGAACAGGTGTCAGGACTCCACATTGCAGCAGACTCTTACCTCTGGCTCTCCTTCATTCAGAGCCATTAAAGAACAGGTAAAGTCAAACAAAACCTCTCCACACACAGATGCCACTGCAACTCTAAGTAGACCGGAGGTCACAAACATGCCTATTCCCAATGAAAAGGGACAAGAAAAACAGGTGAAACAGAATGAAAATCTGGCATCTGATGAGTGTCAAAAAATGAAATTTATTACCCCAAGCAAAAAGAGTACTTCCAGTGTTAAAGGAGAATGGAAGGAGAGGAAATTGGCTCAACAGTTAAAGGATGAAACAGCAATTGAGGAGAAGCAATTAAGGAAACATTCTTCTCATAGTAAAGTAGAGGGGTTAGCCTTTTCCCTCCTTCAGAGTCAGAATGTAGAGGCAGCAGAGGGACAGACAAACATGAATGGAGCCAAAGAGGAGATCCATcccaaaggaaaaggaaaagccACCAAACTGAAGAAAGTAAAAAAGGCACTGAAGGATAAGACACCTCCTTATGATATGCAAAAGAATACTATGACAAAAGTTAAGAAGCAAAAAGATAAAGAGAGTCCATCCATTCAGCAGGGCTCCTCCCATAAAAAGGTAAGCAACATTATTCAACTAGAAATTAatttggaaatatatattttttaatttaaagtgtCTATAATATATCAACATCAATTGTTCAAGGCAGTACAACTGGTTACTAAAAGTTTTCTTAATGCAGTCTTGGAATGGGCGGTATAAATAAGGTCTAATATCACAGTAATCgtaaatatatcacaatatagttattttgCTGGAAATTCAGCAAGAAATTTATTTAATCTTTAGTAACAATGGGGTAATGCCTATTTCTAAATAACCCAGTGAAgttaatacattaaaaatgaaagatACTTCATCTCATCTCTTTTGATTTGTGTTATCGTTTGGAAGTTGATGGATGCAAACCAAAAGGTAAGATTATTTCATCCCCAATTCCTAAAAAGGTGTGACTATGGAAAGTGACTATGGAAAATGCTTATCAAATAAAAAAGGAATGATTTGTGAATTGTATTCACCCTGTACTGTATTGGAAGCAATACAAAAACATATTGATGTTTTACCTTATTTTTCCCAAAAATCtacactcatttcaaatcagattattgCAATGTGCTccagaaaagttgggacagttgagtgtaactgtgtaacatcaccatttattttaataacacttATGAAGCACTGAGTTTGGGCACTGTAGACACTAGTTTAAGTTTAGCTgtattgtgtgcttcataatgcaccacacattcttgTTGACCAGCTGGAATATGCAGggtgtccctggaaaagatgccATTTGGATGGCAACACATGTTGCTCCAAAAGTTTTACATACTCTGCATTGATGgttccctcacagatgtgcaagtgacTCAGGACATGGGCCATTTACACCCCCATTTcatgacagacactggcttttggacctgacgctgataacagcttggttGGTCcgtttcctctttggcccagaaaACACTATAgctgtttctttaaaaaatgttttttagataattttcatttttgggtgaactattcttttaatgtaAGGTTTCAAtatgacaacttaccccattAAGCTCAAcgtgtgttcaatgaactgtttATTTTTTCCTGACCAATAGTGGGggaaaatgttcaatagcttttttgtaGACACAACTTGGAAACAAGTCTACAGTAAGgtttcattcattaacattagttaatacatagGTATCATTATCTAAAAATGAACAATCTATTTTTTACAGCTTaaattcatctttgttaattttagttaataaaaaaaattgttcattgtttgttcgtgttagttcatagtgcaataACTAATttgaacaaatacaacttttgatttcaagaatatatttgtatatgttgaaatgaacattaactaagatttataaatgcttaataagtattgttcattgttagttcatgttaactgatgttgttaactaatgttagcaaatggaaccttattgtaaagtgataccCAAGAGGTATTTGGCTATGCAAAAATTGACTGTCAAAattaaacctaccctgagaaatatttgtTGGAGGAAAAAATTGCCCTGGTCTcccctttgtttgtttttttgtctcattttatTGATAGGCACAGTGGTAGAGAGAGGCAAGAAATCAAAGGTAGAGATAGGAGAAAGGGATGGGAACATGACCAAGACCAGACTCTGACCCAGGTTTCCCATGATGAGCCCACTTATAAACCCCACTCATAAAGCAATTTTCCTGCACATTTCTGTCTTATACCCCTCAGGTTGTTTTCTAGAATTTAGACCTGTACAGTTCTATATCACAGAATATGTTTAGGTATTTAAGTGGGAAATTCAAATAGTTTATGTGCCATTATTGTGGGAGTAGCCTTGTGATGTGCATTGTGCTGTGCAAATGAGCTGTGTGAGTCTGAGCCCATTGAAACTGCTTGGTGAGAGATGATGGCATTAGGAATATAAACCAGTGATGGGAttttagaaaattatattttactgtgaaattttgctttgtttaacCGGCCATTAATCTTAATTAAAAGTATGTGTGTTATTGAAAGACAAAATGAGCTCTGTTATGAGTTTGTCCATATTACAATGTGTTGTGCTTCATCAGAAGAAAGATGCCGTTCCTGCAGTGGGAAAAAGTATGCTGAAAGATGGAACAGCCCCAGCCCTCAAAGTAGGGGGAAAAACTCACAAAGGGAAAAGATGTCCAGCTAATATGGAGCACTCAATCTCAAACAAAACAGGTAATGACCCAGCCTGGTAGttcaaggtgaagtgtgtaattttttcagttaaaatattttctcttattTAACCCTGCTTAATATGTAAAAaggttctatccatccatcttctatactcgcttgtcctatgcagggacgcggtagtgctggagcctatcccagctgtcttgggATATAGGCAGGGAAaaaccctggacaggtggccagtccatcataGTCCATTGGTAGGATGATTTCTTCAAAGTGTTAACACTGGCTATGTGGTGCTGTCAAAGCAATGCTCTATTTGCAGCATTCAAcctagcaacattggctcagctAATGCCATacgtttggggcaggactatctgtttttctCTGAACAATGGCAGAGATGGTTaggaaatctgtttaaaaacatTAGCCAACTGTATGTTCAGAATACCATACTATATAAAATGGAAAAAGtggccgcactatgcatatattgtttattttgcacagacgcgGTTCGGCGTGTGCCTGAAGAAGGTAACAAAATaatatatgcatagtgcggccactttttccattttatatgttatcttttaggccagcactcttaaaagtcatcatatacactgagTGAAGCCTGCTCTCATCCTCACAGAATACCATACTACCATtcctactatttctgcagtatagttTAGGGCTCTTTTATTTATCCACTTTTCTCCCTAGTTTGGAATGCCctgttcccactacttagtgggtcctcatgttggtgtggctactcacctcaatctgggtggcggagggcATGTCTCctcttctgagaccatcaatcttatcacgtgactcgttgtgcaagacaacgcggagactcccagcatgtggaagctcatgctattctccgtgatccatgcacaacttaccacacaccccattgagagcgagaaccacttattgttaccccatgtgacgctacctttcctagcaaccgggccaatttatttgcttaggagacctggctggaatcactcagcagaACTAGTTTAGGGTTCTAATGgttatggaaaacctggaaatatctagGGATCTTAAAATAGGGATTTCTGGACATGAAAtgtaattgaaattattttaatcttAAAATGTAATGGGAATGTGAATATTCTGTTGGGAATATAAATTTGTCTCATTATGCATctctgcttttatccaaagcgacttacagtgcacttattacagggacaatcaccctggagcaacctggagttaagtgccttgctcaaggacacaatggtggtggctgtggggatcgaaccagcaaccttctgattaacagttatgtgctttaccccactacgccaccaccactccattatgcTCTGCTGTATATTTGCTCTTAGTGAGTGTAAACCCTGATcgatatggcagaaatagtatgagtagtgtGGTTGTATGCAATTCTGAACAAAGCGATTTTTGCAATATAGTTTTGTGATgtgaagaaattacacactttaccatTAACAAGATACTGTTGCTAGTGTGTCATATGTAACCAAACCACTATTTTACAAAATGTGATGGTTTCCACGATATCTCAATATTGGTCATGGGTAAATATGACATCTGTCACCCATGGGTCCTGCAGATTCTGAGAGCAGTCCATGCAGAAGTCCTCAGGATGAAAGAGACTCAAGCTCTATCAGCAGTCCAGGTTGGTCTAGTAAGAAATCAGACTCCCAGGAGGAGGCCTCTCTGCGGCTGAGGCGAGGGTGCAGACGGACTGATGAAGCGTTGCTCAGAGACTTGAGCTCCACTGCTCCACCTACTCCTCCCCCTCTAGACCCCCCCCCTACACCACCTCCTACCCCACCACCCCCTGTACCAATTCGCCGGCCGCGCGGCAGGCCTCGAATCAATCCTCTGCCTGAAGAGGTTGATGTAGACAAGGACAGGCCTAGTGAGGGTGGACACACCTCTTCAATAAAGAAGAGGAAACGCTGCAAGAATCGTAAATATCAAAATGGGGAATACATAACAGAGAGGGATAAGGTGGCAGATGGAGAGGAGGAGAAGCTGGCCGTGGAAGATGGTGAGGCCACTAGTAAGTTATGATGACAAATGGTTCCATAGTTGGAgccatttttacatttgtcattggTATTATGCCACCAAGTGGCCGAGGTGCCCAATTTTTTTCATGTGTCCTCAGGTTGACCTCCTTCATAAGTGTccctaattttgtgaaaatgtctcatcctgttcaagagttataatcatttaagttaatatgGCCAcatctgttttattcattttgctGCACTGTTGcaacaatcaaacaaaagttcaaactttttttataatttatttatattggtACGcaaatctttctgcactggtttggctCCAATCAGGCGTACGGCCTAGTACCAGTTCGAAATATTATTTTGCGAAAAATCCCAAATATTATGCACTTCAGTCTGCGACATACAGTTcaggagttaaaggaatattctgggttcaatacaagtaaagctcagtcAGCAGCATTTGTTtcatcatgttgattaccacaaaaatgaattatgACTTGtccctcttctttaaaaaaaaaaaaatcgaggttgcacagtaacaatggaagtgagtggggtTCCCTACAATCCCTACAATTAAAAGAGGGGTTCAGCACTTCATGCTTGAAACCCTAAATTCTTTTTATCAAAATTTCCCTTTGGGGACCCATATCTATCTATGTAGGCCTGTCTTGTTATTTAGCAAGTAAAAAAAACATCTAGATCGATCTTCcgattaataaaatcttaatttgaacaATTCATTATCAATTCTTAAGGATGCTCTAAGCAGTTTTTTCATGT
This region of Xyrauchen texanus isolate HMW12.3.18 chromosome 23, RBS_HiC_50CHRs, whole genome shotgun sequence genomic DNA includes:
- the bcorl1 gene encoding BCL-6 corepressor-like protein 1 isoform X1; protein product: MQVDPSPMNGGDGGTVSRESRAPIQVAESMVGNPQQTLPLELRGDIPQSQQNKLRTTTDCKTINVCSEASKASNLNHCLQVYPAQIHNNAPVFSNDPVSTLMPDRTEVSKGKVDGSGIYSTHQWPCGKKVSTGDPVNSIHCGISPNKKTSTPAPPQPLISLPLGFQCSTLLKPGQPNAFLPSSNFSSPLCKITLPPGLGQIAALREATASQFQKDCPVQSPCSSTAPMLKTYPYHFSVGRGPGAEKKPPSSASKDRCESLSNNKGFQGGAEHKATMSSPALALPVQQVTQGSAPPTRYTISPTAAICCSPALTNITTQSRLFNLVEKGSTYRGAEKTSLAYLKPKTLSTPEEHNISCPIESRDVPLDLSAKSKRQKSIKDTQNNHPVATEHHSTETNQKNITSSKKVHYASFGSAGTYGHHPDTQRNGATKKSSSKLTNRHVLDPAASWAKGSSPGSLNNMSGTYVGVASPILASTLRSKDGKSAAFVEDIQTFAKQETISIIDQGEQPICRDRKAPFFVKGSQHNKGGKLSTGPFSPGAQGFLSTPLAATANLHPHRMSGGGKGGTQFTHPVKSLWQPPCVLSQGASLQKRPSQTQAPKTKDTLCCERALFHISQLSPTKVEDEKWEESKSPLSNLESIVKQKTLETTALMGENYCNLSAVGSKRPEVVSLQNRCQDSTLQQTLTSGSPSFRAIKEQVKSNKTSPHTDATATLSRPEVTNMPIPNEKGQEKQVKQNENLASDECQKMKFITPSKKSTSSVKGEWKERKLAQQLKDETAIEEKQLRKHSSHSKVEGLAFSLLQSQNVEAAEGQTNMNGAKEEIHPKGKGKATKLKKVKKALKDKTPPYDMQKNTMTKVKKQKDKESPSIQQGSSHKKKKDAVPAVGKSMLKDGTAPALKVGGKTHKGKRCPANMEHSISNKTDSESSPCRSPQDERDSSSISSPGWSSKKSDSQEEASLRLRRGCRRTDEALLRDLSSTAPPTPPPLDPPPTPPPTPPPPVPIRRPRGRPRINPLPEEVDVDKDRPSEGGHTSSIKKRKRCKNRKYQNGEYITERDKVADGEEEKLAVEDGEATNEKMGAYPCLSSTLTSGVPSPDISPRRTLFTRSGSTRPQESPPTPLPNDKPSGKRKFKSKHLCDTEDQKKLKTKRNSLGKRTGNFVPDEDVPVAKKTPTSNASPKQSSSPLSSKKGTAGKIPESTPSRPVPPEVRRLIVNKNAGETLLQRAARLGYQDVVLYCLEKDVREVNRRDNAGYTALHEACARGWTHIVQVLLKHGADVNCSAQDGTRPIHDAVAADNLAAVWMLLNHGADPTLATYSGQTAIKLAQSPGMKTFLKEYLTDLEGRTDQDSLQWDFYSSSVFETEQQPCWDFLLSQPEEEGGERVKDRDTYTDSFLFEFSSEPLLPCYHVQVSLTQGFCNWFLLTDVLKRLKMSARIFQARYPQFEVASIAQAELWKQDSVSQTCTIPDELQPGEEDEGEEMMELVRCVPELQELLGSSIQILREDEDQTSGVNTSPSSR
- the bcorl1 gene encoding BCL-6 corepressor-like protein 1 isoform X2, with the protein product MQVDPSPMNGGDGGTVSRESRAPIQVAESMVGNPQQTLPLELRGDIPQSQQNKLRTTTDCKTINVCSEASKASNLNHCLQVYPAQIHNNAPVFSNDPVSTLMPDRTEVSKGKVDGSGIYSTHQWPCGKKVSTGDPVNSIHCGISPNKKTSTPAPPQPLISLPLGFQCSTLLKPGQPNAFLPSSNFSSPLCKITLPPGLGQIAALREATASQFQKDCPVQSPCSSTAPMLKTYPYHFSVGRGPGAEKKPPSSASKDRCESLSNNKGFQGGAEHKATMSSPALALPVQQVTQGSAPPTRYTISPTAAICCSPALTNITTQSRLFNLVEKGSTYRGAEKTSLAYLKPKTLSTPEEHNISCPIESRDVPLDLSAKSKRQKSIKDTQNNHPVATEHHSTETNQKNITSSKKVHYASFGSAGTYGHHPDTQRNGATKKSSSKLTNRHVLDPAASWAKGSSPGSLNNMSGTYVGVASPILASTLRSKDGKSAAFVEDIQTFAKQETISIIDQGEQPICRDRKAPFFVKGSQHNKGGKLSTGPFSPGAQGFLSTPLAATANLHPHRMSGGGKGGTQFTHPVKSLWQPPCVLSQGASLQKRPSQTQAPKTKDTLCCERALFHISQLSPTKVEDEKWEESKSPLSNLESIVKQKTLETTALMGENYCNLSAVGSKRPEVVSLQNRCQDSTLQQTLTSGSPSFRAIKEQVKSNKTSPHTDATATLSRPEVTNMPIPNEKGQEKQVKQNENLASDECQKMKFITPSKKSTSSVKGEWKERKLAQQLKDETAIEEKQLRKHSSHSKVEGLAFSLLQSQNVEAAEGQTNMNGAKEEIHPKGKGKATKLKKVKKALKDKTPPYDMQKNTMTKVKKQKDKESPSIQQGSSHKKKKDAVPAVGKSMLKDGTAPALKVGGKTHKGKRCPANMEHSISNKTDSESSPCRSPQDERDSSSISSPGWSSKKSDSQEEASLRLRRGCRRTDEALLRDLSSTAPPTPPPLDPPPTPPPTPPPPVPIRRPRGRPRINPLPEEVDVDKDRPSEGGHTSSIKKRKRCKNRKYQNGEYITERDKVADGEEEKLAVEDDEKMGAYPCLSSTLTSGVPSPDISPRRTLFTRSGSTRPQESPPTPLPNDKPSGKRKFKSKHLCDTEDQKKLKTKRNSLGKRTGNFVPDEDVPVAKKTPTSNASPKQSSSPLSSKKGTAGKIPESTPSRPVPPEVRRLIVNKNAGETLLQRAARLGYQDVVLYCLEKDVREVNRRDNAGYTALHEACARGWTHIVQVLLKHGADVNCSAQDGTRPIHDAVAADNLAAVWMLLNHGADPTLATYSGQTAIKLAQSPGMKTFLKEYLTDLEGRTDQDSLQWDFYSSSVFETEQQPCWDFLLSQPEEEGGERVKDRDTYTDSFLFEFSSEPLLPCYHVQVSLTQGFCNWFLLTDVLKRLKMSARIFQARYPQFEVASIAQAELWKQDSVSQTCTIPDELQPGEEDEGEEMMELVRCVPELQELLGSSIQILREDEDQTSGVNTSPSSR